The Streptococcus sp. VT 162 genome has a window encoding:
- a CDS encoding orotidine 5'-phosphate decarboxylase has product MREHRPVIALDFPSFEAVKKFLSLFPAEESLYLKVGMELYYAEGPEVVRYLKSLGHSIFLDLKLHDIPNTVKSAMKVLSQLGVDMTNVHAAGGVEMMKAAREGLGKEAKLIAVTQLTSTSEEQMRDFQNIQTSLQESVIHYAKKTAEAGLNGVVCSAQEVQLIKQATNPDFICLTPGIRPVGAAVGDQKRVMTPADAYQIGSDYIVVGRPITQAEDPVAAYHAIKDEWNRNQD; this is encoded by the coding sequence ATGCGTGAACATCGTCCAGTTATTGCTCTTGATTTTCCTAGTTTTGAGGCGGTCAAGAAATTTTTATCTCTTTTCCCAGCAGAAGAAAGTCTTTATCTAAAAGTAGGGATGGAGCTTTATTATGCGGAAGGTCCGGAAGTTGTCCGTTATTTGAAATCACTGGGGCATAGTATCTTTCTGGACCTCAAGCTACATGACATTCCCAATACAGTCAAATCTGCCATGAAGGTCTTGTCTCAGCTTGGTGTGGACATGACCAATGTTCATGCTGCAGGTGGTGTGGAGATGATGAAGGCTGCGCGTGAAGGTCTTGGAAAAGAAGCAAAATTGATTGCTGTCACTCAATTGACTTCAACTTCTGAAGAACAAATGAGAGACTTTCAAAATATCCAAACCAGCCTGCAAGAGTCTGTGATTCACTATGCCAAGAAGACAGCTGAAGCGGGCTTGAATGGTGTCGTTTGCTCGGCTCAGGAAGTGCAACTCATCAAGCAGGCCACCAATCCAGATTTCATCTGTCTGACACCGGGAATTCGTCCGGTGGGAGCTGCGGTTGGAGACCAAAAACGCGTCATGACGCCAGCGGATGCTTATCAAATCGGTAGTGACTATATCGTAGTGGGACGTCCCATTACCCAAGCTGAGGATCCTGTTGCAGCTTATCATGCCATCAAGGATGAATGGAACCGGAACCAAGACTGA
- the murD gene encoding UDP-N-acetylmuramoyl-L-alanyl-D-glutamate synthetase (UDP-N-acetylmuramoylalanine--D-glutamate ligase; involved in peptidoglycan biosynthesis; cytoplasmic; catalyzes the addition of glutamate to the nucleotide precursor UDP-N-acetylmuramoyl-L-alanine during cell wall formation), whose product MKVIDKFKNKKVLVLGLAKSGESAARLLDKLGAIVTVNDGKPFEENPAAQSLLEEGIKVVTGGHPLELLDEDFALMVKNPGIPYSNPMIEKALAKGIPVLTEVELAYLISEAPIIGITGSNGKTTTTTMIGEVLTAAGQHGLLSGNIGYPASQVAQTATAKDTLVMELSSFQLMGVQEFHPEIAVITNLMPTHIDYHGSFEEYVAAKWNIQNKMTEADFLVLNFNQDLAKELATKTQATVVPFSTLEKVDGAYLEDGQLYFRGEVVMAANEIGVPGSHNVENALATIAVAKLRGVDNQTIRETLSAFGGVKHRLQFVDEIKGVKFYNDSKSTNILATQKALSGFDNSKVILIAGGLDRGNEFDELVPDITGLKKMVILGQSAERVKRAAEKAGVTYVDATDIADATRKAYELATQGDVVLLSPANASWDMYANFEVRGDLFIDTVADLKE is encoded by the coding sequence ATGAAAGTAATCGATAAATTTAAAAATAAGAAAGTCCTTGTTTTAGGATTGGCTAAGTCTGGTGAGTCTGCGGCCCGTTTGTTGGACAAGCTGGGTGCCATTGTGACAGTAAATGACGGCAAGCCTTTTGAGGAAAATCCTGCTGCTCAAAGCTTGCTGGAAGAGGGAATCAAGGTTGTCACTGGTGGGCATCCTTTGGAACTCTTGGATGAAGATTTCGCTCTGATGGTGAAAAATCCAGGTATCCCGTATAGCAATCCCATGATTGAAAAGGCATTGGCAAAGGGGATTCCAGTCTTGACTGAGGTGGAATTGGCTTATTTGATTTCGGAAGCGCCAATTATCGGTATCACAGGTTCAAATGGGAAAACAACCACAACGACGATGATTGGGGAAGTTTTAACTGCTGCCGGCCAACATGGTCTTTTGTCAGGAAATATCGGCTATCCTGCTAGTCAAGTGGCTCAAACTGCGACAGCCAAGGACACACTTGTCATGGAACTTTCTTCTTTCCAACTGATGGGTGTTCAAGAATTCCATCCTGAGATTGCGGTTATTACCAACCTTATGCCGACTCATATCGACTATCATGGTTCTTTTGAAGAGTATGTGGCAGCTAAGTGGAATATCCAGAACAAGATGACAGAAGCTGATTTCCTTGTATTGAACTTTAACCAAGACTTGGCAAAAGAATTGGCTACCAAAACACAAGCCACTGTTGTTCCATTTTCAACATTGGAAAAGGTTGATGGAGCTTATCTGGAAGATGGTCAACTCTACTTCCGTGGGGAAGTGGTCATGGCAGCTAATGAAATCGGTGTTCCAGGTAGCCACAATGTAGAAAATGCCCTTGCGACCATTGCTGTAGCCAAGCTTCGTGGTGTAGACAACCAAACCATCAGGGAAACTCTTTCAGCCTTTGGAGGTGTCAAGCACCGTCTTCAGTTTGTGGATGAAATCAAGGGGGTCAAATTCTATAACGATAGCAAGTCAACCAATATCTTGGCTACTCAAAAAGCCTTGTCAGGATTTGACAATAGTAAGGTTATCTTAATCGCAGGTGGTTTGGACCGCGGCAATGAGTTTGACGAATTGGTGCCAGATATTACTGGGCTCAAGAAGATGGTTATCCTCGGTCAATCTGCAGAACGTGTCAAACGGGCAGCAGAGAAGGCTGGTGTGACTTATGTAGATGCGACAGATATTGCTGATGCGACCCGCAAGGCTTATGAGCTTGCGACTCAAGGAGATGTGGTTCTCCTCAGTCCTGCCAATGCTAGCTGGGATATGTATGCTAACTTTGAAGTACGTGGAGATCTTTTCATCGACACAGTAGCGGATTTAAAGGAATAA
- a CDS encoding orotate phosphoribosyltransferase: MTLAKDIASHLLKIQAVYLKPEEPFTWASGIKSPIYTDNRVTLAYPETRTLIENGFVEAIKAEFPEVEVIAGTATAGIPHGAIIADKMNLPFAYIRSKPKDHGAGNQIEGRVAQGQKMVVVEDLISTGGSVLEAVAAAKREGADVLGVVAIFSYQLPKADKNFADAGVKLVTLSNYSELIHLAQEEGYITPEGLDLLKRFKEDQENWQNA, encoded by the coding sequence ATGACACTTGCTAAAGATATCGCTAGCCACCTCTTGAAAATCCAAGCCGTTTACCTCAAACCAGAGGAGCCTTTTACTTGGGCATCTGGCATCAAATCGCCGATTTATACGGACAACCGTGTGACGCTTGCCTATCCAGAAACTCGTACCTTGATTGAAAATGGTTTTGTGGAAGCTATTAAAGCAGAATTTCCAGAAGTAGAAGTGATTGCAGGAACTGCGACAGCAGGAATTCCACACGGAGCTATCATCGCTGACAAGATGAACTTGCCTTTTGCCTACATCCGCAGCAAACCAAAAGACCACGGAGCTGGTAACCAAATCGAAGGCCGCGTAGCTCAGGGGCAAAAGATGGTAGTGGTTGAAGACCTCATTTCAACGGGTGGGTCTGTTCTTGAAGCCGTAGCAGCTGCTAAACGGGAAGGAGCCGATGTCCTTGGTGTCGTAGCGATTTTCAGCTATCAATTGCCGAAAGCAGATAAGAACTTTGCAGATGCTGGTGTGAAATTGGTGACGCTTTCTAACTACAGTGAACTAATCCACCTAGCCCAAGAAGAAGGTTACATCACGCCAGAAGGACTCGACCTCCTAAAACGCTTTAAAGAAGACCAAGAAAATTGGCAAAATGCCTAA
- a CDS encoding amino acid ABC transporter substrate-binding protein translates to MKLLKPILTVFALAFALIFVTACSSGGSSDASSGKTTAKARTIDEIKKSGELRIAVFGDKKPFGYVDNDGSYQGYDIELGNQLAQDLGVKVKYVSVDAANRAEYLISNKVDITLANFTVTDERKKQVDFALPYMKVSLGVVSPKDKVIKDVKELEGKTLIVTKGTTAETYFEKNHPEVKLQKYDQYSDAYQALLDGRGDAFSTDNTEVLAWALENKGFEVGITSLGDPDTIAPAVQKGNQELLDYINQEIEKLGKENFFHKAYEKTLHPTYGDAANADDLVVEGGKVD, encoded by the coding sequence ATGAAACTACTCAAACCAATTCTAACTGTTTTTGCTCTAGCATTTGCTCTTATATTTGTCACAGCTTGTAGCTCAGGTGGAAGCTCTGATGCTTCATCAGGAAAAACAACCGCCAAGGCCCGCACTATCGACGAAATCAAAAAAAGCGGTGAGTTACGAATCGCCGTATTTGGAGACAAAAAACCGTTTGGTTATGTTGACAACGACGGTTCTTACCAAGGATACGATATTGAACTCGGGAACCAACTGGCACAAGACCTTGGTGTAAAGGTTAAATACGTCTCTGTTGATGCTGCCAACCGTGCGGAATACTTGATTTCAAACAAGGTGGATATCACCCTTGCCAACTTCACAGTTACTGACGAACGTAAGAAACAAGTTGACTTTGCCCTTCCTTACATGAAAGTTTCCCTCGGTGTTGTGTCACCAAAAGATAAAGTCATCAAAGACGTCAAAGAATTAGAAGGCAAAACCTTGATTGTTACGAAAGGAACGACTGCTGAAACTTATTTTGAGAAAAATCACCCAGAAGTAAAACTCCAAAAATACGACCAATATAGCGACGCCTACCAAGCCCTTCTTGACGGACGTGGTGATGCCTTCTCTACTGACAATACGGAAGTCCTAGCGTGGGCTCTCGAAAATAAAGGATTTGAAGTAGGAATTACTTCCCTCGGTGACCCAGATACCATCGCACCAGCAGTTCAAAAGGGGAATCAAGAACTTCTTGACTACATCAACCAAGAAATTGAAAAACTTGGTAAAGAAAACTTCTTCCACAAGGCTTATGAAAAAACACTTCACCCAACCTACGGTGATGCTGCTAATGCAGATGATCTAGTTGTTGAAGGTGGAAAAGTCGACTAA
- a CDS encoding amino acid ABC transporter permease, whose amino-acid sequence MQDSGMQVLFQGNNLLRILQGLGITIGISILSVLLSIIFGTVMGIIMTSHSRVIRFLTRFYLEFIRIMPQLVLLFIVYFGLARNFNINISGETSAIIVFTLWGTAEMGDLVRGAITSLPIHQFESGQALGLTNFQLYYHIIIPQVLRRLLPQAINLVTRMIKTTSLVVLIGVVEVTKVGQQIIDSNRLTIPTASFWIYGTILVLYFAVCFPISKLSTHLEKHWRN is encoded by the coding sequence ATGCAGGATTCGGGAATGCAAGTACTCTTTCAGGGAAATAATCTCCTGCGAATCTTACAAGGATTGGGTATCACGATTGGAATTTCCATTCTCTCTGTCCTTCTATCAATAATTTTCGGAACAGTCATGGGAATCATCATGACCTCCCATTCTAGAGTTATTCGTTTTTTAACACGCTTTTATCTGGAATTTATCCGTATCATGCCCCAGCTGGTACTACTTTTCATCGTTTATTTCGGCTTGGCTCGAAACTTTAATATCAACATCTCAGGCGAGACTTCTGCTATTATCGTTTTTACACTCTGGGGAACAGCTGAAATGGGGGACTTGGTACGTGGGGCCATTACTTCCCTCCCTATACATCAGTTTGAAAGCGGACAGGCTCTTGGCTTGACCAACTTCCAACTTTACTATCACATTATCATTCCACAGGTCTTGAGAAGACTACTACCACAAGCCATCAATCTTGTCACTCGTATGATCAAAACGACTTCCTTAGTTGTCTTGATTGGGGTTGTGGAAGTTACCAAGGTTGGACAACAAATCATTGACAGCAATCGCTTGACAATCCCAACCGCTTCCTTTTGGATTTATGGAACCATTCTGGTCCTGTATTTCGCAGTCTGTTTTCCTATTTCCAAACTATCCACTCACTTAGAAAAACATTGGAGGAACTAA
- a CDS encoding UDP-diphospho-muramoylpentapeptide beta-N-acetylglucosaminyltransferase, with translation MKKIVFTGGGTVGHVTLNLLLMPKFIEDGWEVHYIGDKHGIEHQEILKSGLDVTFHSIATGKLRRYFSWQNMLDVFKVGWGIVQSLFIMLRLRPQALFSKGGFVSVPPVIAARVSGVPVFIHESDLSMGLANRIAYKFATKMYSTFEQASSLSKVEHVGAVTKVTGQETPEPDELVDIQTHFNPKLPTVLFVGGSAGARVFNQLVTDHKQELTERYNIINLTGDSNLNELSQSLFRVDYVTDLYQPLMEMADVVVTRGGANTIFELLAMAKLHLIVPLGREASRGDQIENAAYFVKKGYAEELQESDLTLESLEEKLSHLLSHKDQYQASMKASTELKSLADFYDLLRKDLA, from the coding sequence ATGAAAAAAATTGTCTTTACAGGTGGGGGGACGGTTGGACATGTCACCCTCAACCTTTTGTTAATGCCCAAGTTCATCGAAGACGGCTGGGAAGTTCACTATATTGGTGATAAACACGGAATCGAACACCAAGAAATCCTCAAGTCAGGCTTGGATGTGACCTTCCATTCCATTGCGACTGGGAAGTTGCGTCGCTATTTCTCTTGGCAAAATATGCTGGACGTGTTTAAAGTTGGTTGGGGAATTGTCCAATCCCTCTTTATCATGTTACGACTGCGTCCACAGGCTCTTTTTTCTAAGGGAGGATTTGTCTCTGTACCGCCGGTTATCGCAGCGCGAGTGTCAGGAGTGCCTGTCTTTATTCATGAATCGGACCTTTCTATGGGCTTGGCCAATAGAATCGCCTATAAATTTGCGACCAAGATGTATTCAACCTTTGAGCAGGCTTCAAGTTTGTCTAAAGTCGAGCATGTGGGGGCAGTGACCAAGGTAACAGGCCAAGAGACACCAGAACCAGACGAGTTGGTGGATATCCAAACTCACTTTAATCCTAAATTGCCAACCGTATTATTTGTCGGTGGATCTGCAGGAGCTCGTGTATTTAATCAATTAGTGACAGATCATAAGCAAGAGCTGACAGAGCGCTACAATATTATCAATCTCACTGGAGATTCAAACCTCAATGAGTTGAGTCAAAGTCTCTTTCGTGTTGATTATGTGACAGATCTCTATCAACCCTTGATGGAGATGGCAGATGTGGTGGTAACGCGTGGTGGTGCCAATACGATTTTCGAGCTCTTGGCCATGGCGAAACTCCATCTCATTGTACCATTGGGTCGTGAAGCAAGTCGAGGAGACCAGATTGAAAATGCGGCTTACTTTGTTAAGAAAGGCTATGCAGAAGAACTTCAAGAAAGTGACTTGACCTTGGAAAGTTTGGAGGAAAAACTCAGTCACTTGCTTAGTCACAAGGATCAGTACCAAGCTAGCATGAAAGCTTCGACTGAATTGAAATCTCTTGCAGATTTTTACGATCTACTAAGAAAAGACCTAGCATAA
- a CDS encoding glutamine ABC transporter ATP-binding protein, which translates to MSETILEIKDLKKSFGDNPILQGLSLDIKKGEVVVILGPSGCGKSTLLRCLNGLETIQGGDILLDGQSIVGNQKNFHLVRQKIGMVFQSYELFPHLDVLQNLILGPIKAQGRDKKEVTEEALQLLERVGLLDKKDSFARQLSGGQKQRVAIVRALLMHPEIILFDEVTASLDPEMVREVLELINDLAQEGRTMILVTHEMQFAQAIADRIIFLDQGKIAEEGTAQEFFTNPQTKRAQEFLNVFDFSQFGSYL; encoded by the coding sequence ATGTCTGAAACTATTTTAGAAATCAAGGACCTAAAAAAATCCTTTGGAGACAATCCCATCCTCCAAGGCCTTTCTCTGGATATCAAAAAGGGGGAAGTCGTTGTCATTCTAGGACCATCTGGTTGCGGAAAAAGCACTCTCCTTCGTTGCCTCAATGGCTTAGAAACCATACAAGGTGGAGATATTCTTCTGGATGGCCAGTCTATTGTTGGCAATCAGAAAAACTTTCACCTGGTTCGTCAAAAGATTGGCATGGTCTTTCAAAGTTATGAACTCTTTCCTCACCTAGATGTCCTTCAAAACCTTATCCTAGGCCCTATCAAAGCTCAGGGACGAGATAAGAAAGAAGTAACGGAGGAAGCTTTACAACTACTGGAACGTGTGGGTTTGCTCGATAAAAAAGACAGTTTTGCTCGTCAATTATCTGGTGGACAGAAACAACGTGTGGCGATTGTCCGTGCCCTTCTCATGCATCCAGAAATTATCCTCTTTGACGAAGTGACGGCTTCACTGGATCCCGAAATGGTGCGTGAGGTTCTGGAACTCATCAATGACTTGGCTCAAGAAGGGCGCACCATGATTCTGGTAACCCACGAAATGCAGTTTGCCCAAGCTATTGCAGACCGCATTATCTTTCTCGACCAAGGGAAAATCGCTGAAGAAGGAACGGCTCAGGAATTCTTCACCAATCCACAAACCAAACGAGCACAGGAATTTTTAAACGTATTTGACTTTAGCCAGTTTGGCTCATATCTATAA
- a CDS encoding cell division protein DivIB, producing MSKDKKKESNQKQELSEWQKRNQEYLKKKAEEEAALAEEKEKKKQARKEANSKLLEESKKSSSESDEEVSSISKEPSEKEEKSQKDAPKVKEEKEKKKKEKPKKPEKPAKPKIAPVHIWRAVSILVPSFLILLLSVYLLTPLSTIKNIEVKGNSNTQADDIKQASGIQDSDYTLALLLDKETYAERIKSNHWIESAKINYQFPTNFTIEVKEFDIVGYYVSGEEHYPILSSGTVESTPVDRLNLPETYLTVTFNDEQQVKELITGLSTISEDIKSQIQKIELAPSKATADLLKITMLDTDEILVPLSELSKKLPYYSKIKPQLSEPSVVDMEAGVYSYTIADKLIEEAEEKAKQEAKEAEKKKQEEEKKKQEEQGNQSQTSQQSQSR from the coding sequence ATGTCAAAGGATAAGAAAAAAGAATCAAACCAGAAGCAAGAATTGTCTGAATGGCAGAAACGAAACCAGGAATACCTGAAGAAGAAGGCTGAGGAAGAAGCTGCCCTAGCTGAAGAGAAGGAAAAGAAAAAACAAGCTCGAAAGGAAGCCAACTCGAAACTACTGGAGGAATCCAAGAAATCATCGAGTGAGTCAGACGAGGAAGTCTCAAGTATAAGCAAGGAACCATCCGAAAAAGAAGAAAAATCTCAAAAGGATGCCCCTAAAGTCAAAGAAGAAAAAGAAAAGAAGAAAAAAGAAAAACCCAAAAAACCAGAGAAACCAGCCAAACCTAAAATTGCGCCTGTTCATATTTGGCGAGCTGTGAGTATCTTGGTACCCAGTTTCCTGATCCTCCTTCTTTCAGTCTATTTGTTGACTCCACTTTCGACCATCAAAAATATCGAGGTTAAGGGAAATAGTAACACCCAGGCGGATGACATCAAACAGGCTTCTGGGATTCAAGATAGCGACTATACTTTAGCTCTATTGTTGGATAAGGAAACATACGCTGAGCGAATCAAGTCCAATCATTGGATAGAATCAGCGAAGATTAACTATCAATTTCCGACTAACTTTACGATTGAGGTCAAGGAATTCGATATTGTTGGTTATTATGTGTCTGGTGAAGAACATTATCCTATTCTGTCTAGTGGTACAGTAGAGTCAACTCCTGTTGATCGCTTAAACTTACCTGAGACTTATCTGACAGTTACCTTTAACGATGAGCAGCAGGTGAAAGAGCTGATAACAGGATTGTCTACCATCAGTGAGGATATCAAGAGTCAAATCCAGAAAATCGAATTAGCGCCGAGCAAGGCAACAGCAGATCTTTTAAAAATTACCATGCTGGATACAGATGAGATTTTGGTTCCCCTATCAGAATTGAGCAAGAAATTGCCTTATTACAGCAAAATCAAGCCACAATTGTCAGAACCAAGTGTAGTCGATATGGAAGCTGGAGTATACAGCTATACTATAGCGGATAAACTGATAGAAGAGGCTGAGGAAAAAGCCAAACAAGAGGCCAAGGAAGCTGAGAAGAAAAAACAGGAAGAAGAAAAGAAAAAACAAGAAGAACAGGGAAATCAAAGCCAAACGAGCCAGCAATCACAGAGTCGTTAG
- a CDS encoding polar amino acid ABC transporter permease has protein sequence MDWSIVEQYLPLYQKAFFLTLHIAVWGILGSFLVGLIVSVIRHYRVPIFSQLATAYIELSRNTPLLIQLFFLYFGLPRIGIVLSSEVCATVGLIFLGGSYMAESFRSGLEAVSQTQHEIGLAIGLTPLQVFRYVVLPQATAVALPSFSANVIFLIKETSVFSAVALADLMYVAKDLIGLYYETDIALAMLVVAYLIMLLPISLVFSWIERRLRHAGFGNASTLSGK, from the coding sequence TTGGATTGGTCCATTGTTGAACAATATTTACCGCTCTATCAAAAGGCATTCTTTCTGACCTTACATATCGCAGTTTGGGGAATTTTGGGTTCTTTTCTTGTAGGTCTAATTGTTAGTGTCATTCGTCATTATCGCGTTCCTATCTTTTCACAGTTAGCAACAGCCTACATCGAATTGTCACGAAACACGCCCCTTTTGATTCAGCTCTTCTTCCTCTATTTCGGGCTTCCCCGAATAGGAATTGTTCTTTCTTCAGAAGTCTGTGCAACAGTCGGACTCATCTTTTTAGGTGGCTCCTACATGGCTGAATCTTTCAGAAGCGGACTGGAAGCAGTTAGTCAAACCCAGCACGAGATTGGTCTAGCCATCGGTCTAACGCCTTTACAGGTCTTTCGCTATGTGGTTCTTCCGCAAGCGACTGCGGTAGCCCTACCGTCCTTTAGTGCCAATGTCATTTTCCTCATCAAAGAAACCTCCGTTTTCTCTGCGGTAGCCTTAGCCGATCTCATGTACGTAGCCAAGGACTTGATTGGACTCTATTATGAGACAGACATTGCACTGGCCATGTTGGTAGTTGCTTACCTGATCATGCTTCTACCCATCTCTCTAGTCTTTAGCTGGATAGAAAGGAGGCTCCGCCATGCAGGATTCGGGAATGCAAGTACTCTTTCAGGGAAATAA
- a CDS encoding peptide ABC transporter ATP-binding protein gives MIELKNISKKFGSRQLFSDTNLQFEGGKIYALIGTSGCGKTTLLNMIGRLEPYDNGEIIYDGTSLKDIKPSVFFRDYLGYLFQDFGLIESQTVKENLNLGLVGNKLKEKEKISLMKQALNRVNLSYLDLKQPIFELSGGEAQRVALAKIILKDPPLILADEPTASLDPKNSEELLSILESLKNPKRTIIIATHNPLIWEQVDQVIRVTDLSHR, from the coding sequence ATGATTGAACTAAAGAATATATCTAAAAAATTTGGAAGCCGTCAGCTATTTTCAGATACTAATCTTCAATTTGAAGGTGGGAAAATTTATGCCTTAATCGGTACAAGTGGCTGTGGTAAGACAACCCTCTTGAATATGATTGGACGATTAGAGCCGTATGACAATGGAGAAATTATCTATGATGGCACTTCTCTTAAGGACATCAAGCCTTCTGTTTTCTTTAGAGATTACTTAGGATACTTATTTCAAGATTTTGGCTTAATTGAAAGTCAAACCGTCAAAGAGAATCTCAATCTGGGTTTAGTTGGTAATAAGTTGAAAGAAAAAGAGAAAATCTCTTTGATGAAACAAGCTCTAAACCGTGTTAACCTCTCTTATTTAGATTTAAAGCAACCTATCTTTGAATTATCAGGAGGAGAAGCACAACGTGTTGCACTAGCGAAGATAATTTTAAAGGATCCACCTTTGATTCTCGCAGATGAACCAACCGCTTCACTAGACCCCAAAAACTCTGAGGAATTACTTTCTATCCTAGAATCTTTAAAAAATCCGAAACGAACTATTATTATTGCGACCCACAATCCTCTGATTTGGGAACAAGTGGACCAAGTTATTCGAGTTACCGATTTATCACATAGATGA